Proteins encoded in a region of the Labeo rohita strain BAU-BD-2019 chromosome 22, IGBB_LRoh.1.0, whole genome shotgun sequence genome:
- the smarcd1 gene encoding SWI/SNF-related matrix-associated actin-dependent regulator of chromatin subfamily D member 1 — MAARSGFQPATPGGGGAPMGPGPPVAGAGPGMGPGTPSGRMGPGGPQNHMYRSPMPGYPRPGMPPASRMTPQGPSMGPPGYGASPVSRPGMPVMDPSRKRPPPNQIQQVQQQNRNQHAKKKKMADKILPQRIRELVPESQAYMDLLAFERKLDQTIMRKRLDIQEALKRPIKQKRKLRIFISNTFNPAKPDAEDGEGTVASWELRVEGRLLEDTAVSKYEATKQKRKFSSFFKSLVIELDKDLYGPDNHLVEWHRTATTQETDGFQVKRPGDVGVRCTVLLMLDYQPPQFKLDPRLARLLGIHTQTRPVIIQALWQYVKTHKLQDPHEREFINCDKYLQQIFETQRMKFSEIPQRLHALLMPPEPIIINHVISVDPNDQKKTACYDIDVEVDDTLKTQMNSFLLSTASQQEIAGLDNKIHETIETINQLKTQREFMLSFARDPQGFINDWLQSQCRDLKTMTDVVGNPEEERRAEFYYQPWAQEAVCRYFYSKVQQRRQELEQALGIRNT; from the exons ATGGCGGCTCGTAGTGGTTTTCAGCCTGCGACACCCGGAGGCGGCGGAGCCCCGATGGGACCCGGGCCGCCCGTGGCCGGTGCAGGGCCCGGAATGGGTCCCGGTACACCTTCGGGACGGATGGGACCCGGCGGGCCGCAGAACCATATGTATCGATCACCGATGCCCGGATACCCG AGACCAGGAATGCCTCCAGCCAGCCGTATGACCCCTCAGGGACCCTCCATGGGACCCCCAGGTTACGGGGCCAGTCCAGTGTCCCGTCCCGGAATGCCAGTCATGGATCCGTCCCGCAAGCGACCGCCGCCAAATCAGATCCAGCAGGTCCAGCAACAGAATCGCAACCAACA TGCCAAGAAGAAGAAAATGGCAGATAAAATCCTACCTCAAAGA ATCAGAGAGCTTGTTCCCGAGTCTCAGGCATACATGGACCTACTGGCGTTTGAGAGGAAGCTTGATCAGACCATCATGCGCAAAAGACTTGATATTCAGGAAGCTCTCAAGAGACCCATTAAG caaaaaagaaaactacGGATATTTATCTCCAACACCTTCAACCCTGCCAAACCGGATGCAGAGGATGGCGAAGGAACCGTTGCCTCTTGGGAGCTGCGTGTGGAGGGACGACTTCTTGAAGAC ACTGCTGTGTCCAAATATGAAGCCACTAAGCAGAAGAGGaagttttcttcttttttcaaGTCTTTAGTGATCGAGTTGGACAAAGACTTGTATGGTCCTGACAATCATTTGGTGGAG tgGCACCGAACAGCCACAACTCAGGAGACAGATGGATTTCAGGTGAAGAGGCCTGGAGATGTGGGTGTCCGCTGTACTGTACTACTCATGCTGGACTACCAG CCCCCTCAATTTAAGTTGGACCCCAGACTTGCCCGGTTGCTGGGGATCCACACTCAAACACGGCCTGTGATCATTCAGGCTCTGTGGCAGTATGTGAAGACCCACAAACTCCAGGACCCTCACGAACGAGAGTTCATCAACTGTGATAAATACCTCCAGCAG ATCTTTGAAACCCAGAGGATGAAGTTTTCCGAGATTCCTCAAAGGCTGCATGCACTACTGATGCCCCCCGAGCCAATCATCATCAACCATGTCATAAG CGTGGATCCCAATGACCAGAAGAAGACAGCTTGCTACGATATAGACGTGGAGGTGGACGACACCCTGAAGACCCAGATGAACTCTTTCCTCCTGTCCACGGCCAGTCAGCAAGAGATCGCAGGCCTCGACAACAAG ATTCATGAGACCATTGAAACAATTAACCAGCTGAAGACTCAGAGAGAGTTCATGTTGAGCTTCGCACGAGACCCGCAGGGCTTCATCAACGACTGGCTCCAGTCACAGTGCAGAGACTTAAAG ACTATGACAGATGTGGTTGGAAACCCCGAGGAGGAAAGGAGAGCGGAGTTCTACTACCAACCCTGGGCTCAGGAGGCCGTGTGccgatatttctattcaaag GTTCAGCAAAGGAGACAGGAGCTGGAACAGGCTCTTGGCATTCGAAACACATAA
- the gpd1b gene encoding glycerol-3-phosphate dehydrogenase 1b, with translation MAAKKVCIIGSGNWGSAIAKIVGANAAKYNTFDNTVNMWVFEEMVNGRKLTEIINTEHENVKYLPGRKLPPNVVAVPDLLEAVKGADILIFVIPHQFVSRVCDTIKGNIKTDAVGMSLIKGVDEGPDGLKLISDVIRDKLGITMTVLMGANLANEVADEKFCETTIGCKSKAHGPLLKELMQTQNFRVTVVEEADVVEICGALKNIVAVGAGFCDGLDFGDNTKAAVIRLGLMEMIAFARIFCTASPVSPATFLESCGVADLITTCYGGRNRKIGEAFARTGKTIEELEKELLNGQKLQGPATAAEVHQILKHKNLVEKFPLFNAVYQICFQSHPVKEFVTCLQNHPEHM, from the exons ATGGCGGCCAAGAAAGTCTGCATTATCGGCTCTGGCAACTG GGGTTCTGCCATTGCCAAAATAGTGGGCGCCAATGCAGCAAAATACAACACGTTTGATAACACGGTGAACATGTGGGTGTTTGAGGAGATGGTCAATGGACGAAAGCTTACTGAAATCATCAACACTGAACATGAGAATGTGAAATACTTGCCTGGACGCAAGCTGCCACCCAATGTG GTGGCGGTTCCAGATCTGTTAGAAGCAGTAAAGGGTGCCGATATCCTCATCTTCGTCATCCCTCACCAATTCGTGTCCCGAGTCTGTGACACCATCAAGGGTAACATCAAAACGGACGCTGTAGGAATGTCCCTCATTAAG GGTGTGGATGAGGGTCCTGACGGACTGAAACTGATCTCTGATGTCATTAGGGACAAACTCGGCATCACCATGACTGTCCTGATGGGTGCCAATCTGGCTAATGAGGTCGCTGATGAGAAATTCTGTGAAACTACTATTG GATGTAAAAGTAAAGCTCACGGACCCCTGCTGAAGGAGCTCATGCAAACACAAAACTTCCGTGTGACAGTGGTGGAAGAGGCTGACGTTGTGGAGATCTGTGGGGCGTTAAAG aaTATTGTCGCAGTGGGTGCTGGTTTCTGTGACGGTCTGGACTTCGGTGACAACACCAAGGCCGCCGTGATCCGTTTGGGTTTGATGGAGATGATCGCCTTCGCTCGGATATTCTGCACGGCCAGTCCGGTTTCTCCCGCCACGTTTCTGGAGAGCTGCGGTGTCGCCGACCTCATCACTACCTGCTATGGAGGACGCAACCGCAAAATCGGAGAAGCATTCGCTAGAACAGGAAAA ACTATCGAGGAGCTTGAGAAAGAACTGCTGAATGGCCAGAAACTTCAAGGTCCGGCAACCGCAGCAGAAGTTCATCAGATCCTCAAACACAAAAACCTGGTGGAAAA GTTCCCTCTGTTTAATGCAGTCTATCAGATCTGTTTTCAGAGTCACCCGGTCAAAGAGTTCGTCACCTGTCTACAGAACCATCCAGAACACATGTAA
- the LOC127153518 gene encoding uncharacterized protein LOC127153518 isoform X2: MKFVSKLLSLLMYLPIYVVSDFHTCIVFVTEGDSVTLNYAEALGIEDESFTWRIDKLMAGHNGHFWNRSNCKDVQCKDRNKRLRDRLKVHQNGSLTITNATITDSGGYWLKVEHPRFGDDVRFYSVVVRGFFSFDTDGVSVLEGDSVTLHTGHQMKQEQVLSWYFNNTVIAVIFGDLSKICTNERFRDRLRLHNQTGSLTIRDIRTTDSGLYDLLINSYRGSRSRRRTKVFPVAVHVKDPAE, from the exons atgaagTTTGTTTCAAAATTGCTCTCATTGCTCATGTATTTACCCATTTATG ttgTGTCTGATTTTCACACATGCATAGTGTTTGTAACtgagggagattcagtcactctaaaTTATGCTGAGGCATTAGGAATTGAAGATGAATCGTTTACTTGGAGAATTGACAAACTTATGGCTGGACACAATGGACATTTCTGGAATCGGTCTAACTGTAAAGATGTTCAGTGTAAGGACCGTAATAAGCGACTCCGAGACAGACTGAAAGTGCATCAAAATGGATCCCTGACCATCACAAACGCCACAATCACAGACTCCGGAGGTTACTGGTTAAAGGTCGAGCATCCAAGGTTCGGCGACGATGTTAGATTCTACTCTGTTGTTGTTCGTG gttttttcagttttgataCAGATGGAGTGTCAGTgctggagggagattcagtcactctacacACTGGTCATCAAATGAAACAAGAGCAAGTACTTAGTTGGTATTTCAATAACACTGTCATTGCTGTAATCTTTGGAGATCTCAGTAAGATCTGTACaaatgagagattcagagacagactgaggCTGCacaatcagactggatctctgaccatcagggacatcagaaccacagactctggactctATGATCTACTGATCAATAGCTACCGTGGTTCCCGCAGCAGAAGAAGGACCAAGGTCTTTCCTGTTGCTGTTCATG taaAAGATCCAGCTGAATGA
- the LOC127153518 gene encoding uncharacterized protein LOC127153518 isoform X1 gives MYHYSRSLEKHFHSTKQLCSFARLMIDSSFFFSPVVSDFHTCIVFVTEGDSVTLNYAEALGIEDESFTWRIDKLMAGHNGHFWNRSNCKDVQCKDRNKRLRDRLKVHQNGSLTITNATITDSGGYWLKVEHPRFGDDVRFYSVVVRGFFSFDTDGVSVLEGDSVTLHTGHQMKQEQVLSWYFNNTVIAVIFGDLSKICTNERFRDRLRLHNQTGSLTIRDIRTTDSGLYDLLINSYRGSRSRRRTKVFPVAVHVKDPAE, from the exons ATGTATCACTATTCAAGatctttagaaaaacattttcacagcACTAAACAGTTGTGCAGTTTTGCTCGGCTTATGATTGactcctcattttttttttctccagttgTGTCTGATTTTCACACATGCATAGTGTTTGTAACtgagggagattcagtcactctaaaTTATGCTGAGGCATTAGGAATTGAAGATGAATCGTTTACTTGGAGAATTGACAAACTTATGGCTGGACACAATGGACATTTCTGGAATCGGTCTAACTGTAAAGATGTTCAGTGTAAGGACCGTAATAAGCGACTCCGAGACAGACTGAAAGTGCATCAAAATGGATCCCTGACCATCACAAACGCCACAATCACAGACTCCGGAGGTTACTGGTTAAAGGTCGAGCATCCAAGGTTCGGCGACGATGTTAGATTCTACTCTGTTGTTGTTCGTG gttttttcagttttgataCAGATGGAGTGTCAGTgctggagggagattcagtcactctacacACTGGTCATCAAATGAAACAAGAGCAAGTACTTAGTTGGTATTTCAATAACACTGTCATTGCTGTAATCTTTGGAGATCTCAGTAAGATCTGTACaaatgagagattcagagacagactgaggCTGCacaatcagactggatctctgaccatcagggacatcagaaccacagactctggactctATGATCTACTGATCAATAGCTACCGTGGTTCCCGCAGCAGAAGAAGGACCAAGGTCTTTCCTGTTGCTGTTCATG taaAAGATCCAGCTGAATGA